GAAAATGGAAGAACACCGGATAGATGTGACCTAAACAGGCCGCAATAGCGGTTAATCCGAGATAAAGCGGGGCAACATCAAACTTATAGGCGAGCCAAACCGGCAACATGCCTTTAAGCACATCAAAAATCAGTACCGCTGCGGCTGCGGCTTTACCGCCAATGCGTAACACATTGGTGGCTCCCGGATTTCCAGAGCCGTTCTCACGAGGATCGGGCAAGCCTGCAATACGGCAGACCACAATTGCGCTGGAAATGGAGCCGCACAGATACGCGAGAATAATCATGCCTAACGCAGTCGCACTCATAACTCAGCTCCGTCTTATGTTGTTTTGTCCCCATCACCCTTCAAGTTACCGTTGCGATGTCTATACTCTTCGCTTGCCGTTTTCTGAACTCGAATGATTTAGGGTATATATCAAAAGATATAAAAGGGTATAAAGGGCAAGGGTCGTTTTAACAACCATATCTGTGGATAATACGCACATTCAAACAGAAGTGGTATCCAACCAAAGGCAAAAACAGAGAATCACGTGATGGACATCGTATTTATTGAAGAATTAACCGTCATCACCACAATCGGTGTTTATGACTGGGAACAAACCATTCGTCAGAAGCTTGTATTCGACGTTGAGCTGGCGTGGGATAACCGCAAAGCAGCGTTGAGCGATGACGTGGCAGACTGCCTTAGCTATGCTGACGTGAGTGAGGCGATCATCAAGCATGTTGAACCCAACCAGTTTGCGCTGGTTGAGCGCGTGGCTGAAGAAGTGGCGATGATGCTGATGGATAAATTTAATAGTCCGTGGGTTCGCATCAAAGTCAGCAAACCGGGCGCCGTGGCGCATGCGAAAAGTGTCGGCGTGCAGATTGAGCGTGGAAAGCGCGTTTAATCAATCAGATCAATGAGATTTAAATGTCATATTGGCGAAACTTTATTGAATTAGCCTAGTCACAGTCATACTTCATAAGTGACGCTATTGCGTCACTTTTTTGCGTGCGTAGCACTTTTGAAAAGGGTAGTACTTTTATGGATCTGCATTTGCTGATCAATGCGTTTATTCTTGGGGTTGTTGAAGGTGTTACAGAGTTTCTGCCGGTATCGTCAACGGGGCATATGATTATCGTCGGACACTGGCTTGGATTTGAAGGTGATAAGGCAAAGACCTTTGAAGTTATTATCCAACTAGGCTCGATTTTGGCGGTTGTCGTGATGTTCTGGCGTCGTCTGTTTGGCCTGATTGGCATTCATTTTGGTCAGCCTCCGGTGCATGAGGGCAAAACCCAAGGACATCTGACATTAGGCCATATCCTGCTTGCGATGATCCCTGCGGTAGTCTTGGGGCTGGTGTTCCACGATGCGATAAAAACCCTGTTTGCGCCACGAACCGTAGTGTATGCGTTGGTCGTCGGTGGTTTCCTACTGCTGGCAGCGGAATGGCTTAAGCCAAAGCAACCTCGCGCGGTTGGGCTAGACGATATTACCTATCGTCAGGCATTTATGATTGGCTGTTTTCAGTGTTTGGCTCTTTGGCCGGGATTCTCTCGCTCTGGTGCGACCATTTCAGGCGGGATGTTGATGGGCGTGAGCCGCTTTGCAGCGTCTGAGTTCTCATTCATTTTGGCGGTGCCAATGATGATGGGTGCCACCGCGTTAGAGCTGTATAAGAGCTTGCCGTTCCTGTCTATGGCTGACTTACCGATGTTTGCGGTTGGTTTTGTTACGGCGTTTATTGTGGCATTAATTGCGATTAAAACGTTCTTGAGCGTGATTAAACGGATCTCTTTTGTTCCCTTCGCGATTTACCGCTTTATCGTTGCCGCAGTGGTTTACATGGTATTCCTGTAAACAGTACGCTGAGCAATGAAAAAAGGCCTTGGTTTTTACCGAGGCCTTTTTTGTGGGTGTTAATCGCGGTTTTCTTCCGGTGGCGAGACTTCTTGCTTCCACTCTTTGAGCGCGTTTAAGCGGCGCTGTTGCAGTTCCTCACGAATTTGCGGTCCTTTGAAACCGGCATCGACAACTTCTCGAACAGATACGCTTTCCGCCACTTTGCAGGCCGCACGCAGGTAATCGCCTTGAGGGTAGGGATTGTTTTCAAATCCAGTACGCCCACGGGCATCGGCTTCACTGGACATAATCATTTGTTCCAAACGCTGTGGCTTGCGCCAAACGTCAATAGAATCAAATAATTTAAGCAGCGTGACCGGTCGCAACTTCTCCACGGTATGAATCAAATCGTGATATTCAGCGACGATTTTTGCCAGTTCACGAATGGCGTTGGGTACGCGTAAACGTTGGCAAAGTGCTTCAACCAATTTCACACCCGCAGGGCCGTGACCGTGGTGATGTGGCCAATACTCTGGCGGCGTTAACCCCTTGCCTAAATCATGCGTTAGCGTAGCAAACCGCACGTCAATCTCGTCGGTGAGTTCGGCGGCGATAGCTAATGCCATCAGCGTGTGAATACCCGTATCAATTTCTGGATGCCATTTTTCCGGTGCCGGCACGCCAAACAGATTATCAATTTCTGGGAACAATACGGCTAACGCACCACAGTCACGCAGCACTTGGAAATAAACCTGTGGGCTCTGCGTGATCAATGCTTTTTCTGTTTCGCGCCAAACTCGCTCAGGCGTCAGATTTTGTAGCTCATTATCCGCCGTCATCTGCGTCATCAAAGCCATTGTTTCTGGTGCGACGTGAAAGCCCAAATGAGCAAAACGAGCCGCAAAGCGCGCAACGCGCAATACACGTAGCGGATCTTCGTGAAACGCATCTGATACGTGGCGTAGAACCTTGTGGTTAAGATCGTTTAGGCCACCGTAGGGATCGATAAGCGTTCCATCAGCGCTCTCAGCCATCGCATTGATGGTGAGATCGCGGCGTAACAGGTCTTGTTCTAGGGTTACGTCGGGGGCGAAATAGGTGACAAAACCGGTATAGCCGTGGCCTGATTTTCGCTCGGTGCGTGCTAACGCATATTCTTCTCGGGATTTAGGATGCAGAAAAACGGGGAAATCTTTACCAACCTGCTGAAAACCTTGTGCCGTTAACTCTTCAGGTGTTGCACCTTCGATGACCCAATCGCGGTCATAAACGGGTAAATTCAGTCGCTTATCGCGTACGGCTCCGCCGACCAAAAAAATCTTCAAACTCACTTCCTCACAAACGCCTTTCACATTCTTCGTGATGGGATAATCCGAGAGGTGAAAGGCATAACACAGTTATTCGGATAAGATAATTTGTTAACTATAGGTTATAACAAACAGGTTACGACAAACGCGCCGCGCACTGAAATAAAAAAACGCCGCAAGCGGCGTTTTCTAAGATTAATTCATCCAACGGTCTTTTTTGCGTCGTGGAATTAAACGAGGCAAGAGTAGGCCTAGCAGCAAGCCGCCACCGGCAACGCCGCCGCCATATAAGAACCACTGCATGATGATGCCGCGCTTTTTATCATCTAACTGAGTGTTGATGGCGCTAACGCTTTTCTGTGCGCTGGAGAGCTGTTCTTTCAGCTTTTGATTTTCTGATTTTAGACCGTTGATAGTGCTATCGCTGTTGGCCACTTTTTGCTGCATTTCCGCAGTACGTTGGTTCCAGCTATTATCGATATTGGTCAGTTTGTCGGTCAGCGTTTTTACCTG
This is a stretch of genomic DNA from Hafnia alvei. It encodes these proteins:
- the bacA gene encoding undecaprenyl-diphosphate phosphatase, with the translated sequence MDLHLLINAFILGVVEGVTEFLPVSSTGHMIIVGHWLGFEGDKAKTFEVIIQLGSILAVVVMFWRRLFGLIGIHFGQPPVHEGKTQGHLTLGHILLAMIPAVVLGLVFHDAIKTLFAPRTVVYALVVGGFLLLAAEWLKPKQPRAVGLDDITYRQAFMIGCFQCLALWPGFSRSGATISGGMLMGVSRFAASEFSFILAVPMMMGATALELYKSLPFLSMADLPMFAVGFVTAFIVALIAIKTFLSVIKRISFVPFAIYRFIVAAVVYMVFL
- the folB gene encoding bifunctional dihydroneopterin aldolase/7,8-dihydroneopterin epimerase; this encodes MDIVFIEELTVITTIGVYDWEQTIRQKLVFDVELAWDNRKAALSDDVADCLSYADVSEAIIKHVEPNQFALVERVAEEVAMMLMDKFNSPWVRIKVSKPGAVAHAKSVGVQIERGKRV
- a CDS encoding multifunctional CCA addition/repair protein; the protein is MKIFLVGGAVRDKRLNLPVYDRDWVIEGATPEELTAQGFQQVGKDFPVFLHPKSREEYALARTERKSGHGYTGFVTYFAPDVTLEQDLLRRDLTINAMAESADGTLIDPYGGLNDLNHKVLRHVSDAFHEDPLRVLRVARFAARFAHLGFHVAPETMALMTQMTADNELQNLTPERVWRETEKALITQSPQVYFQVLRDCGALAVLFPEIDNLFGVPAPEKWHPEIDTGIHTLMALAIAAELTDEIDVRFATLTHDLGKGLTPPEYWPHHHGHGPAGVKLVEALCQRLRVPNAIRELAKIVAEYHDLIHTVEKLRPVTLLKLFDSIDVWRKPQRLEQMIMSSEADARGRTGFENNPYPQGDYLRAACKVAESVSVREVVDAGFKGPQIREELQQRRLNALKEWKQEVSPPEENRD
- a CDS encoding TIGR04211 family SH3 domain-containing protein; the encoded protein is MHKFRLVCLTLLAACFTLNAHAEEKRYISDELNTYVHSGPGNQYRIVGTLNAGEEVELLSVNADNKYGQVRDAKGRTVWLPMEQLSTEPSLRSRVPELEQQVKTLTDKLTNIDNSWNQRTAEMQQKVANSDSTINGLKSENQKLKEQLSSAQKSVSAINTQLDDKKRGIIMQWFLYGGGVAGGGLLLGLLLPRLIPRRKKDRWMN